The following proteins come from a genomic window of Terribacillus aidingensis:
- the ahpC gene encoding alkyl hydroperoxide reductase subunit C, translating into MSLIGKEVQPFTAQAYKNGDFIEVTEASLKGQWSVVCFYPADFSFVCPTELEDLQDQYSTLKDLGVEVFSVSTDTHFVHKGWHDSSEKIGKITYAMIGDPSQAISRQFDVLNEESGLADRGTFIIDPDGVIQTVEINADGIGRDASTLVNKIKAAQYVRQNPGEVCPAKWEEGSETLTPSLDLVGKI; encoded by the coding sequence ATGTCACTTATCGGCAAAGAAGTACAACCATTCACAGCACAAGCTTACAAAAACGGAGATTTCATCGAAGTAACAGAAGCAAGTCTTAAAGGTCAATGGAGTGTAGTATGCTTCTACCCTGCAGATTTCAGCTTCGTATGCCCGACTGAGCTGGAAGATCTTCAAGATCAATACAGCACACTAAAAGATCTTGGTGTGGAAGTATTCTCTGTATCTACAGATACACACTTCGTACATAAAGGCTGGCATGACAGCTCTGAAAAAATCGGCAAAATCACATATGCAATGATTGGTGACCCATCCCAAGCAATTTCTCGTCAATTCGATGTGCTTAACGAAGAGTCTGGTCTTGCTGATCGAGGTACATTCATCATCGATCCAGATGGCGTAATCCAAACAGTTGAAATCAATGCAGACGGTATCGGCCGTGACGCAAGCACGCTTGTGAACAAAATCAAAGCAGCACAATACGTGCGTCAAAATCCAGGTGAAGTTTGCCCGGCGAAATGGGAAGAAGGATCTGAAACACTAACACCTAGCTTGGATCTTGTAGGCAAAATCTAA
- the ahpF gene encoding alkyl hydroperoxide reductase subunit F: protein MVLDANIKAQLNQYMALMENPIVLKVSAGADDVSKEMLALVEELAAMSSKITVEKAELNRTPSFTVNRVGEETGIAFAGIPLGHEFTSLVLALLQVSGRAPKVDEKLINQIKNIKGEFHFEAYISLTCHNCPDVVQALNVMSVLNPNITSTMIDGAAFKEEVESKNIMAVPTVYLNGENFGSGRMTLEEMLAKMGSGADASEFDNKEPYDVLVVGGGPAGSSAAIYAARKGIRTGIVAERFGGQVLDTMSIENFITVKETEGPKLVASLEEHVKEYNIDVMNLQKATKIAKNDLFELELENGATLKSKSVIISTGARWRNINVPGEQEFKNKGVAYCAHCDGPLFEGKDVAVIGGGNSGIEAAIDLAGIVNHVTVLEFADTLKADEVLQKRAYSLPNVTIITNAQTTEITGDDNVNGITYVERDTNEEKHIALQGIFVQIGLVPNTEFLADVVERTPMGEIIVDKHGQTNVPGLFAAGDCADTAYKQIIVSMGSGATASLGAFDYLIRN from the coding sequence ATGGTACTTGATGCAAACATTAAAGCTCAATTGAACCAGTATATGGCGCTTATGGAGAACCCTATCGTTCTTAAAGTAAGCGCTGGTGCAGACGACGTTTCCAAGGAAATGCTTGCTCTAGTTGAAGAGCTTGCAGCTATGTCGTCCAAGATCACAGTAGAAAAAGCAGAACTAAACCGCACCCCGAGCTTCACCGTGAACCGCGTTGGCGAAGAAACCGGCATTGCTTTTGCCGGCATCCCGCTTGGTCATGAGTTCACTTCACTTGTCCTTGCTCTCTTGCAAGTAAGCGGTCGTGCACCGAAGGTCGATGAGAAACTGATCAATCAGATTAAGAACATCAAAGGTGAATTCCACTTTGAGGCTTATATCAGCCTGACTTGTCATAACTGCCCGGATGTTGTGCAAGCACTTAATGTGATGAGCGTATTGAATCCGAACATCACAAGCACGATGATCGATGGTGCGGCATTCAAGGAAGAAGTAGAAAGCAAGAACATCATGGCAGTTCCGACTGTTTACCTGAACGGGGAGAACTTCGGAAGCGGCCGGATGACGCTCGAAGAAATGCTAGCCAAAATGGGATCTGGTGCGGATGCATCCGAGTTCGATAACAAAGAACCTTACGACGTTCTTGTTGTCGGCGGTGGTCCAGCTGGCTCCAGCGCTGCTATCTATGCTGCCCGCAAAGGAATTCGTACTGGAATCGTAGCAGAACGCTTCGGCGGTCAGGTATTGGATACGATGAGCATCGAAAACTTCATTACCGTCAAGGAAACTGAAGGTCCGAAGCTAGTCGCAAGCCTGGAAGAGCATGTGAAAGAATACAACATCGATGTGATGAACCTGCAGAAAGCAACGAAAATCGCGAAAAACGATCTATTCGAGCTTGAGCTGGAAAACGGCGCGACACTGAAAAGTAAGAGCGTCATCATCTCCACAGGTGCACGCTGGCGTAATATCAACGTTCCTGGCGAGCAGGAATTCAAGAACAAAGGTGTTGCCTACTGTGCACACTGTGATGGCCCGCTATTCGAAGGAAAAGATGTAGCTGTTATCGGAGGAGGTAACTCCGGCATCGAAGCAGCCATTGATTTGGCTGGTATCGTAAACCATGTTACAGTTCTTGAATTCGCCGATACATTAAAAGCAGACGAAGTATTGCAAAAGCGTGCTTACAGCCTGCCGAACGTAACTATTATTACAAACGCGCAAACTACGGAGATCACTGGCGACGACAACGTCAACGGTATCACTTACGTAGAACGTGACACAAACGAAGAAAAACACATTGCACTGCAAGGTATCTTCGTCCAAATCGGTCTTGTACCGAACACAGAATTCCTAGCTGACGTCGTTGAGCGCACGCCGATGGGAGAAATCATCGTCGACAAGCACGGTCAAACGAATGTCCCAGGACTGTTTGCTGCTGGAGACTGTGCAGATACTGCTTATAAACAAATCATTGTTTCTATGGGATCTGGTGCGACAGCATCGTTGGGTGCATTTGATTATTTGATTCGGAATTAA
- a CDS encoding DUF6270 domain-containing protein: MTIKIASYGSCITRDNFNSKLNKNYKERYECVATSLHASLISLFSREFSYDETKIDYIDEENVHNEADKRKTIEELSKSFFHDLKVKQPDYLIMDFYTDVFLGVFFTQDRFVTNNGYISKTSFFNELPEKFHLKIDRSPSDYFGLLLPSIAKFMDFLKKEVPNCEVIINKGRFSNRLLDSEGKVSYLPSLQHYNDIWDKLDNYMISKYDLKFIELDHEQYYISPKPTIGWDVFQLHYHDNYYHDFLEQLNTVTQIDKNAEVN; this comes from the coding sequence ACTATAAAGAGAGGTATGAATGTGTAGCAACATCTTTGCATGCATCTTTAATAAGTCTTTTTTCCCGGGAATTTTCTTATGACGAGACTAAAATTGATTATATTGATGAAGAAAACGTGCATAATGAGGCTGATAAACGTAAGACCATCGAAGAATTAAGCAAAAGTTTCTTTCATGATCTAAAAGTAAAGCAGCCGGATTATCTGATTATGGACTTCTATACAGATGTCTTTTTAGGGGTGTTCTTCACGCAAGATCGTTTTGTTACAAACAATGGTTATATTAGCAAGACTTCATTCTTTAATGAACTGCCGGAAAAGTTCCATTTGAAGATTGATAGAAGTCCATCTGACTATTTTGGTTTATTGTTGCCTTCAATAGCTAAATTCATGGATTTCTTAAAAAAGGAAGTACCTAATTGCGAAGTGATCATTAATAAAGGGCGATTCAGCAATCGTTTATTAGATTCAGAGGGTAAGGTTTCCTATCTGCCTTCTTTACAACATTATAATGATATTTGGGATAAGCTTGATAACTATATGATTTCAAAGTATGACTTGAAATTTATAGAGCTGGATCATGAGCAGTATTATATTTCTCCGAAGCCAACTATCGGTTGGGATGTATTTCAATTACACTATCATGATAATTATTATCATGATTTCCTAGAACAATTGAATACAGTTACTCAGATTGATAAAAATGCAGAGGTAAATTGA